The genomic region GCGTGCTCTTCATCGTCATCGTCATCGTCATCGGGAACATCGTGAACTGTCCGGACAGGCAGCGGGTGCCTGCAACCAGCCCATCATCGTTTTCAGGGCTTCCTGAGCTGGCGCAGATCCTTGAACGCCGCCACCCCGTCCGGCCGATGACCAACCGTCAGCATGGACTGGCCGGGAGGCCCGGGCGTTATGAACACCCAGGTCTTCAGGTTCCCATCGGCATCCGTCCACTCCGTACGCCCCCACAGCCCGATGTTCCGCATTTCCAGCGGCTCCTCACTCGACGCCTTGCCCAGCATCTTCTGCACCTGCGGCTGCAGCTTCCCGTACAGTGCCCGGATCTCGTCGTCTTCCCGTAACCACGGGTTGTCCGTCGTCACCATGACCTGGTAGTAGCCACCGTCCAGGAAGTAGTACTTCACCTTGAACAGGGCGCCGGCCAACTTCATGTCCTTCTCCAGCAGCCCCTCGGCGCCATTGACCAGCCTGCTCGGCCGCTCGGGCACCATCAGCCCGGACCTCTGTTTCTTCACCTCGGCCACGCTCATGCCGGCCTTCAGACCCGTCCAGAGCTTGCGCAGGGCGGCACCCTCACGGCCCACCCCATCATCCTGAGCCAGCTTCAGTTCCCCCTCGACCTCCCCCCCGCAAGGCATCGCCTGGTAGCTGACCTTGCCGTCCACCTTGCACTTGTAGACCTGCGCCTGCGCAGGCATGGCGGCCGTCATCAATCCCGCCGCCAACGGCAGGGCGAACAGGAAGCGGCACGCATGGAAGCGCCCTGACAGGCGACGCGAAACCGGAGAGACCTTCATCATCGGGAACATCGGGGCCATTCACAGAGGAAGCGGGTTCTTTTGCCGCGAATTTTTACCCGCAAACCTCACCGCTTCGCACACACCGCCCGATGGAAGGCCCAGCCCGACAGACCGGCCACCACGCAACCCCACTGCAAAAACAGAAAGCCCGGACAGGTCATCTCATCGACCTGCCCGGGCTTCCGGCTCACCTGGCAGCCCTGACAGAAGGCCCCAGATTTCAAAAGATGTCAGACCTTACTTGGAAAACACCTTCTTCAGGATGGCCGAACCCGTACCCACCGGATCCGCACGAATCGACTTCTCTTCCGCCGCGATCATCTTGTACAGACCATCCATCGCCTTGTTGGTCACATAGCTCTCGATCTTCGCGTCGTCCGACTTCACCACCCCCAGCTTGGACGCCTGCCCGGCCAGCGAGTTGTACTGCTTCGCCAGCCCCATCTTGCCCGTGTACTGCGTCACGATCGGCAGGAACTTCTGGTACATCTCCTTCGAGGTCTTCTCACGGAAGAAGCTCGTCACCGAATCATCGCCGCCCGCCAGGATGCCCTTGGCATCCTTCACCGACATGCCCTTGATGGCATTGAGCAGCAGCGTCTTCGCCTCCGGCACCGCCGCCTCGGCCGCCCGGTTGATGTTCACCTGCAGCGCCTCGAAATCCTTCTGCTTGCCCATCAGCTTGGCCGCCTTCTCCAGCTTCTGCAGACTGGACGGCAGCGGGATCTTCACCTCCGGGTTGCCCAGAAAGCCATCGGCCTTGCCCAGACTGGCCACCGCCGACTCCGCCCCCTTCTGCAGCGCCGCCTTCACCGCCGCCGACGCATCAGTCTGCGTGATCGACGACAGATCCAGCGCCAGTGCCGTGCCCGGCAGCCCCACCGTCCCGGCCAGCGCCACACCCAGTGACAGCGAAGCCGCAGCCAGCGGTGCACCCAGCAGGCGGCGTACCTTGATCATGGAATGAACACCCATCAAACTCTCTCCCATCGGGTCAGAAACCAGTCTTCGATTGTGACAGATGACAGATGCCCCGACATGTAAAACACCGTTGAAGTCTGGCAGTCGCGCCCACCAGAACGCTTGCCCCGACCGGCTACAACTAACAGCGTCCCCATGAATCCCTGGGCAATGTACCGCCTGCGGTCTACATGCTCAGGACTTTCCCAGCCGGAGTCTCTACTTTTGGGTTGTCCTCTTGACGGGGGAGTCTACGCTGATCCATCATGATGTTTCCAGATTCATCATGATGGCTACTTGCATGAACACCCCTGTGCGCGAAAAGTTTTCTTCCCAGGCTGCGCCTGAGGTACTGGCGGCGCTTCGCCAGATTGCAGAGGCCGAAGGCCGGCAGTTTCAGTCCATACTGGATGAGGCACTGCGCGACTACATTGATCGCAGGCAGAGGGAACGCCCTCGGCGGCACGTCATGTCGGCCTTTGCAGCCAGTCTGGACGAGTTCGATGCGTTGTATCGAGAGCTGGCCAAGTAGGTGGCCATGACAACCGACTACCTGACAACGGCGGATTTACTTGGCCTGCACAGGGTGCTGATGCAGCGTTATGGGGGAACCCCTGGGCTCAGGGATGCGGGTGCGCTGGAGTCGGCGCTTTTTCGTCCGCAGACGGGCTACTACGAGGACATCGTGGCCGAAGCGGCGGCATTGATGGAAAGCCTGGCCATCAATCACCCCTTCATCGATGGCAACAAGCGCATCGCCTTTGCGGCGACGGATGTCTTTCTGCGCATCAATGGCTGGCGCCTGCATCGCCCTGCACTGCAGATCCATGAAGACATGATGCAGATGCTGGAATCCGGCACGTTCGACCTTGCCCGGCTGGAGCCTTGGTTGCGCAGCTTTGCCAGCCCGGACGATCGGTGAGTATCGGGATGGCGCGTGCTTGGCTCAGGCTATAGATATTTTTATTGCTGCCGCCAATCAGTGTCCTGGCGCCGTTTTATGGCGTTCGGCGCCAAGGCAACCCACGGCAGCGCAGGGGCCCTACACCACCCCCCGCTCCCGCAGCCCCGCAATGCCTGCCGCATCCACCCCCAGATCGGCCAGGATCTCGTCGGTGTGTTCACCCACCAGAGGAGGCGCACGGCGGTACTCCACCGGGGTCTTCGACAGTCGGATCGGGCTGGCCACCAGCGGCACCTCGCCGGCCTCGGGGTGCGGCAACGTCACGGCCAGACCGCGCGCCTGCACCTGCGGGTCGGCAAACACCTCGGCCAGACCATTGATGGGACCGCAGGGCACGGCACGGGCCTCCAGCTGCCCAATCCACTCAGCCGTGGTGCGGGTTGCCGTGATCTCGTTCAACAGCGGGATGAGTTCGGCGCGGTTTTCCACCCGCGCACGGTTGGTGGCAAAGCGCACATCGGCCGCCAGTTCAGGCCTTCCAGCCACCTCGCAGAAGCGGGCAAACTGACCGTCGTTGCCGATGGCCAGGATCATGTGGCCATCCGCCGTGGGGAAATCCTGATACGGAACGATGCTGGGGTGCGCATTGCCCATCCGGCGCGGGCTGTTGCCGGTCGCCAGATAGTTCATGGCCTGGTTGGCCAGACAGGCCACCTGCACGTCCAGCAGCGCCATGTCGATGTACTGTCCCTCACCGCTTTGCTCGCGCCAGGCCAGCGCCGCCAGCACGGCATTGGTGGCATACAGGCCGGTCAGGATGTCGGTCAACGCCACGCCCACTTTCATGGGACCGGCGCCCGGTTCTCCATCCGGCCGGCCGGTGATGCTCATCAACCCGCCCAGGCCCTGGATCAGGAAATCATAGCCAGCGCGTGGCGCATAGGGACCATCCTGCCCGAAGCCGGTGATGGAGCAATACACCAGCCGCGGATTGACGGCCTTCAGGCTGTCGTAGTCCAGTCCGTACTGTTTCAGGCCGCCCAGCTTGAAGTTCTCCAGCACCACGTCGGACTTCGCCGCCAGCCGACGCACGATGTCCTGGCCTTCCGGCTGGGTGATATCGACCGTAATGGAGCGCTTGTTCCGGTTGGCGCACAGATAATAGGCAGCCACCGAAGTATCTTGCCCCTGATCATCCTTGATCCATGGCGGCCCCCAGCCTCGGGTATCGTCGCCGGGCCCCGGGCGCTCGACCTTGATGACATCCGCCCCCAGGTCAGCCAGAATCTGCCCCGCCCACGGACCAGCCAGAATGCGCGACAGGTCCAGCACGCGAATGTGTGACAGCGCGCCCGCCATGATCAGTCTCCTCATGTTTTTTGGTTCTTGCCGCACACTCCCAACAAGGCCGTGCGGCCGGCCGAAAGAACCGACGACCCGTCATCCGGACCGAGTCGCCTCTGGCATGCCAGGGTCGATCAGTTGGCAAACGCTGCAATGCCGGTGATGGCCCTGCCCAGGATCAGCGCATGGATGTCATGCGTGCCCTCGTAGGTGTTGACCACCTCGAGGTTCACCAGATGACGCGCCACCGGGTATTCGTCGGAGATGCCGTTGCCCCCCAGCATGTCGCGCGCCATCCGGGCAATGTCCAGCGCCTTGCCGCAGGAATTGCGCTTGACGATGGAGGTGACTTCCACCGGCGCAATGCCCTCATCCTTCATGCGGCCCACACGCAGCACGGCCTGAAGGCCCAGCGAGATCTCGGTCGCCATGTCGGCCAGCTTCTTCTGGATGAGCTGGTTGGCCGCCAGCGGCCGGTTGAACTGCTTGCGGTCCAGCGTGTACTGGCGGGCGGCCTCATAGCAGGCCTCGGCAGCCCCCAGCGCGCCCCAGGCAATGCCATAGCGGGCGGAGTTCAGGCAGGTGAACGGACCTTTCAGGCCACGCACCTCGGGGAAGGCATTCTCTTCAGGCACGAACACCTCGTCCATCACGATCTCGCCGGTGATGGAGGCACGCAGACCCACCTTGCCGTGGATGGCCGGTGCCGACAGCCCCTTCCAGCCCTTCTCCAGGATGAAGCCGCGGATCTGGCCTTCGTCATCCTTGGCCCAGACCACAAAGACATCGGCGATGGGACTGTTGGTGATCCAGGTCTTGGCCCCCGACAGGCTGTAGCCACCCTCGACCTTGCGGGCGCGCGTCACCATGCTGCCCGGGTCGGAGCCATGGTTGGGCTCGGTCAGACCAAAGCAGCCGATCAGCTCACCCGTGGCCAGCTTGGGCAGATACTTCTGCTTCTGCTCTTCGGTGCCGAAAGCCTCGATGGGCACCATCACCAGCGAGCCCTGCACGCTCATCATCGAGCGGTAGCCGGAATCGACCCGCTCGACCTCGCGGGCGATCAGCCCGTAACAGACATAGTTGAGCCCAGCGCCACCGTATTCCTCGGCGATGGTGGGGCCCAGCAGGCCCAGCTCCCCCATCTCGCGGAAGATGCTCACATCGGTCTTCTCATGGCGGAAAGCCTCCTGCACACGCGGCAGCAGCTTGTCCTGGCAGTAGGCACGGGCGCTGTCCTGCACCATGCGCTCGGTATCGGAAAGCTGCGCATCCAGCAGCAGCGGGTCAGCCCAGTTGAAGGGGGCGCGATGGGAAGCCATGGGTCGTCTCCTTTTCATTATTCCTTGCGCGCATTCTAGCGACCCACAAAAGCCACCTCAAACGACATTTATGCAGTAACCTGTGCGATTCAGGAACTCCGAGATCGTTCGCCCCAGCCTCAAGCCCCCAACCCCATCATGCGCAAGAAGATCCCCAGCACCCACGCCCTGCTTGCCTTCGAGTCCGCGGCCCGCCACGAAAGCTTCACGCGGGCGGCCGAGGAACTGGCGCTGACCCAGAGCGCCGTCTGCCGACAGATCAACGCGCTGGAGGACTACCTGGGCGTGCCGCTCTTTCGGCGCACCCGGCGGGGTGTACAGCTGACCGAGGCCGGACAGGACTACAGCCGGCAGATCGGCCCCCGGCTGGACGCCCTGGAGCAGGACACCCTGGCCGTGATGTCGCAGCACGGCACCGGCAGCACGCTGGACCTGGCTGTCGTGCCTACCTTCGCCACCCGCTGGCTGCTGCCACGCCTGGGCCGTTTCCAGGCCCGCCAGCCCGAGGTGATCGTGAACCTGCACACCCAGACACGTCCCTTCCTGTTCGACCAGACCGGCTTCGACGCCGCCATCTACTTCGGCGATGCCGGCTGGCCGGGCACCGAGGCACATTTCCTGATGCACGAATACCCGGTGCCGGTATGCAGCCCCACCCTGCCCGGCGTGCAGCTGCACATGACGCCCGAGGCCATTGCCGAGCTGCCGCTGCTGCAGCAAAGCACCCGTCCCTACGCCTGGCGACAGTGGTTTGCCGCCGCCGGCGTGACCACCCCCCGCGCCATGACCGGCATGCGGCTGGAGCTGTTCTCGATGCTGGCCCAGGCCGCCATCGAACGGCTGGGCGTGGCACTGATCCCGCCCTTCCTGATCCAGCAGGAGCTGGCCAACGGCAGCCTGATCAGCCCCTGCCCCCAGAGCATGCCCAGCTCACGCGCCTATTATCTGATCGTGCCCGAACACAAGGCCGAACGGCCGGCCCTGACGTGCTTTCGGGAGTGGCTGGTGGGTGAGGCCAAAGAAAACGCATGAACAGCAAGCGCTCAGGACCCTTTGAAGATTCAACCTCTGTCCGAATGAAGATCTCCGCCCGCATGAAACCCACGACCCTGCACTGGAACCTGTCCCACAGCTATCGCTCGCTGCCCCAGGCCTTCTTCTCGGACGCTCAGCCCGCCCGCTTCCCCAAGCCCCAGGTTCTGCTCTTCAACCAGTCCCTGGCCCGCGAGCTGGGGCTGCTGCCCACAGAAGACGCCACTGCGACCGATGCCGGCGCCGGTGCCGATGCCAGTGCAGCCGCCCATCCGGCAACGCCGACACCATGGTCGGATGGCAGCCCCTTGATGGCGGAGGCCGCCGACTTTTTCTCGGGCAACCGATTCCCCGAGGGGTCCTTGCCACTGTCGCAAGCCTATGCGGGCCATCAGTTCGGGCATTTTGCGATGCTGGGTGACGGGCGGGCCACCCTGATCGGCGAGCAGATCACGCCGGATGGGCAACGCATCGACATCCAGCTGAAAGGCAACGGGCAAACGCCCTATTCACGCCAGGGTGACGGCAAGGCGGCGCTGGGACCAATGTTGCGCGAATACCTGATCAGCGAAGCGATGCACGCGCTGCACATCCCGACGACGCGCAGTCTGGCGGTCGTCACCACGGGTGACCGCGTCCATCGCCGCGGCCCAAAAACCGGGGCCGTGCTGACCCGAACCGCCCAGAGCCATATCCGGGTCGCCACCTTCCAGTATGCTGCGGCCCTGCGCGACGTCGCCGCACTGAAGGCGCTTGCCGACTACACCATCGAACGGCACTTTCCGGACATCCGCACCGAAACCGCTGCGGATCCGAAGCTCACCCCCTACCGGCTGATGCTGCGCCGGGTCATCGCACGCCAGGTCGCCCTGGTGGCGCAGTGGCAATCAGTGAGCTTCATCCACGGCGTGATGAACACCGACAACATGGCCATTACCGGTGAGACGATCGACTACGGCCCCTGCGCCTTCATGGACACCTATGATCCAGATACCGTGTTCAGCTCGATCGACCATCAAGGCCGCTACCGCTACAGCAACCAGCCCCCTATCGCACACTGGAACCTGACCCGGCTGGCCGAGACCCTGCTGCCGCTCTTCAGTGACGATCAGGACGAAGCCGTCGACATGGCCAAGGAGGAACTGAACGCCTTCGCCAGCCAGTTCGAGGCCTGCTACACCCGACACATGTGCCAGAAGCTGGGTCTCTTCACCCCGCAGGATGCAGAAGTGCCCGCCAGCGACCAGCTGCTGGCCGTCGACCTGCTGCAGCTGATGCTGAATCACGAAGCCGACTACACCAACACCTTCGTGCGCCTCACGCTGGCCATGGACGGCCAGGAGGGCCACGATCTGGATGGCACCGACCCCCTGTTTTCCAGCGAGGCCTTTGCCGCCTGGAAAACCCGCTGGCATGCGCGGCTTGATGAGCAGGCACAGAGCCAACAGGAAACCGCCGCACGGATGAAATCAGCCAACCCGTTCGTCATCCCCCGCAACGCCCTTGTCGAAGCCGCCCTGGAAGCCGCCGAAGCACGCGACATGCAGCCCTTCAACGCACTGCTATCCGTCCTGCAGCGCCCATTCGACCCCGAATCAAATATTCGGGCCTATCAGAAGGTTCCGAAGGACAGCCGGGAATACATGACTTTCTGCGGAACCTGAGGCCACGCACGAACGGCGCTGACGTCAGACACGGGGCGCAGCAAAACGCGGCCGCAGCACAAACGCATTCTGCGAGCCAATAGCCAGAACGAGACTGAGCCCGGCGCTGAAGCCGGCCAGGATGGCGTCATTCATTGCCCATTCTGGACAGACGTGCCTTGCCTTTCTCGGTCAGTCGATACTTCTGCAGGCGACTGTTCGGTTTTTCCGGCAAGGTATAGGCCACCTCGTCGGCAGCAATCAGTCGGCGCATCGACTCATCCAGGTATCGATTGGGTCGGGTACGCCCCAAGGCCTTGGCGATCTCGATCTTGGACAGCGGGGCACCTTCCTTCAGGACATGTAGAACCCGCCAGCTCACAGAAGGCCCATCTTCTGACTCTACCCCTGACTCTACCCCTGACTCTACCCCTGACTCTACCCCTGACTCTACCCCTGACTCTACCCCTGACTCTACCCCTGACTCTACCCCTGACTCTACCCCTGACTTCGCTGGGGTCTTCATCAGTCGATTCTGGCCAATGAACACGGTGATCCGCAAGTGCATGCCGATCTCTTCGATCACCGGCTCGGGCAAGCCAAGCTCGCTGGCCTCCCGGAACATCCGACGCACGCCACTGCCCCATTGTTCGATGAGGCCCAACTCACGAAATACCCGGGCAATGACGCGATTGCGCAGGTTGGAAACCCCCTGGCGCATTTCCTCGATGGTCATACCCGGCACCAGGATGCCCGGACTCTCAACTTCGATCCGATCATCGAAGAAGGCCACCCGTATCGGTGCACCAGGGTGCGAATAATCGGCATGAACCAAGGCGTTGGTGACGGCTTCACGCAGTATCAGCAACGGGATGCTCCAGACATCCTGACGCCGGACGTTCGAGAAATCCGCACCGCGTATGGCATGCTTTTTCAGAAACAGCATGACCTGCTCGACACAATCAGGCAGGCTTGCATGGATCTCGGCATGATCGAATATATGCGCCTTGTCGACACCGATGAACCGGCCACACTGCACCCAGGCATCTGGGAAATAGGCGCCTCGATCCTTCCCGAACAGCAGCATGCCGCCCTTGCTGGGTACCAACCTGCCTTGGTCACGCACCAGGACACGCAGGCTCAGCAACGCCTGCTCATCCAGCTTTCGCCGATCACTGAACAGACGCTGTGCTGCCTGGATGTCCAGATCATCCGGCCCCAGGTCCGGCATCGGCATTTCGTCGAACACGATGCCTTCGGAGGTACGCCGCAACTCGGCTGCCAGCGCTGATCCCGCCTGTCGATTGCTGGACCCTAGGCGAACATAAACGCCGTCTGGCTGCCCTTCCGACTTGAGGTAATAAGGCCGATTGCTACCCGGAAAGACCTCCACGGCCAGGATGCTCCTGTCCTGCCAGCTCAGTATTTCCACATTGGGCACCAGCCGGGGGGCGATGGCATCACCGATCAGATTGTCCAGCCGCTCCTCATCATCCAGCGGCTGCTCCAGACCGATCACCGTCCGGTCATCTGCCACACCGATCAGCACGACTCCTCCGGCCGAGTTGGCAAAGGCCACCAATGTCTTCAGCAGGTTCCGGGGTGATGAAAGGTCACGCTTGAACTCCAGCGTCTTGCCTTCCGGCTGTGTCAGCAGATGTTCGATAAAGGAATTCATGCCTTGTCACCTCTTTTCTTCACGCCCCTGCTCACAAGACTGAAAAACGCCCTTTCGCTTCAAGAGATGAACACAGGCGTGAATACTTGCCAGATAGTAATAAAAAATCCAACTTAAGAAAACATCCTTGTCATAATCTGTTTTCTGATCTATATTATGATGTCTAATACCAAATCTGTTCGCAATCTCGAAAAGATCCCTCTCATCTTCTTTATGAAGAATCTTTTCTTGAGATTTTTTAATCAAGAACTCCAAGACATCCGCCAACTCCCTAACCGCATTCTTTCTGTTTTGAAAAGAACCCGCCTCCTTGTCGCGCATCCTGAAAAGCAATTTTGCCGCCAAAACCCTCTTCCCAACATTATTTTTATCCGGATGATTGATGTCAGCATCAAATAACGACTCCAAACCCTCGGGAACCAAGGACAAAACATCGCCAGTCTCGGATAGCTCAAACCCATCGCAATACCGACGCAAAACTTCTCTCATTCTCGATATAAAATACTCTCTTCCGGCCTCTCCGTCATAATCACCACAAAAAAAACCATTTGAGTCGTAAACCGGCCTAGAAACATGATTGAACAAGTATTCAATAATGTCGAATAAGTCACCATCAGACACATAACCGCTCATGTCACCAAGCGGCCAAAGTCCCTTCTTTCCAAGACTGGCAAAAACACGAAATGACGGATCAAGACCATGCTCCCCCACGCCATCGTTTGAATCACCCCCGAAATACTGATCTAGGTAGCCACAACGCTTCAGCTCTTGAACCTCGTAGCTGAACAGCTCCTTTAGTTCATCAAACCCAATACTTCGCGCTCTTCCAGACGCCCTTTCGGAATAGAATTTATGCTTACCCATGATCTACGATCCCCGCCCGAAATCAAACGATCAGACGCTCAATGCGCCTGCTCCCAGTTCTCTCCCACGCCCACTTCGGCCAGCAGCGGCACCGAAAGCTGGGCCACGCCGGCCATGCGGGCCGGCAGGTCGGTCTTCAGGCGTTCCACCTCGGCGTCGGGCACTTCCAGCACCAGTTCGTCGTGCACCTGCATCACCAGGCGGGCGCCCAGGTTCTCGCGTCGCAGCCAGGCGTGCACGTCGATCATTGCCAGCTTGATGAGGTCGGCGGCCGTGCCCTGCATGGGGGCGTTGATGGCGGCGCGCTCGGCCATCTGGCGGCGGCCCATGTTGGATGATCCGATCTCGGGCAGCCACAGCCGGCGACCGAACACGGTCTCGACGTAGCCCTGCTCGCGGGCCTGGGCGCGGGTACGCTCCATGTAGGCGGCCACGCCAGGATAACGCGCGAAGTAGCGGTCGATGTAGGCCTGTGCCGCACCACGCTCGATGCCCAGGTTGGCCGCCAGGCCGAAGGCGCTCATGCCGTAGATGAGGCCGAAGTTGATCACCTTGGCATAGCGGCGCTGCTCGCTGTTGACTTCCGCAATCGGCACGCCGAAGACTTCGGATGCGGTGGCGCGGTGCACGTCCTCGCCGTCGGCGAAGGCCTTCAGCAGCCCGGCATCCTGCGAGATGTGGGCCATGATGCGCAGCTCGATCTGCGAGTAGTCGGCCGACATCATCTGGTGACCGGGCGGCGCAATGAAGGCTTCGCGGATGCGTCGCCCTTCCGGGGTGCGCACCGGGATGTTCTGCAGGTTCGGGTCGCTGGAGGCCAGCCGGCCGGTGATGGCCACGGCCTGTGAATAGGTGGTGTGCACACGCCCGGTCTTCGGGTCGACCATCTCCGGCAGCTTGTCGGTGTAGGTGGACTTCAACTTGGCAAGGCCTCGCCACTGCAGCAGCACCTTGGGCAGCGGGTAGTCCAGCGCCAGCTTCTCCAGCACGCTCTCGTCGGTGGACGGCTTGCCGGCCGGGGTCTTCTTCACCACCGGCAGCCCCAGCCGCTCGAAGAGGATCTCGCCCAGCTGCTTGGTGGAGCCCAGGTTGAAGGGCTGGCCCGCCAGTTCGTGCGCCTGCCTTTCCAGCTCCTGCAGCTGTTCGGCCAGCTGCTGCGACTGGGCACGCAGCCGGTCACGGTCCAGCAGCACGCCGTGGCGCTCCATGTCATAGAGCACCTGCAGCGTGGGCATCTCGATGTTGCGGTAGATGTGGCGCAGCCGTTCGCTGGCCTCGATGGCCGGCCACAGCGTGCGGTGCAGCTGCAGCGTCACGTCAGCGTCCTCGGCCGCATAGGGGGTGGCCACGTCCAGCGCCACCTGGTCAAAGCCGATGGCCTTGGCGCCCTTGCCCGCCACTTCCTCGTAGGTGATGGTGGTGCGATTCAGGTGGCGTCCGGCCAGCGCGTCCATGCCGTGGGTGCGGTGCGCCTCCAGCACGTAGGACTCCAGCATCGTGTCATCGACCACGCCGCGCAGCGTGATGCCGTGGTTGGCCAGCACGTGCATGTCGTACTTGATGTTCTGGCCCACCTTCTGCTGCGCATCGCTTTCCAGCCAGGGCTTCAGCACCGCCAACACCTCGTCCAGCGGCAGCTGTTCGGGCACGCCCGCATAGTTGTGCCCCACCGGGATGTAGCAGCCCTGCCAGGGCGTGACGGCCAGCGAGATGCCCACCAGTCGCGCCGCATGCGGATCCTTCGATGTGGTCTCGGTGTCGATGGCCACCCGGTCGGCCGCCTGCACGCGCGCCAGCCACGCATCCAGCGCCGCGCACGTGGTCACCGTCTCGGCCTGCAGCTCGCCTGCCGGCGGCGCTTCCAGCACGATGCCGTCACGTGTGAAGTGGCCAATGCCGCCGGGCAGCGCTTCCAGCCCCGCAGTACCATCACCGGCCGCACCACGCCCTGCCCGGCCGCCTGCCGCGCCGGCCGATACCTGTCCCGACGTGCCCTGCCCGGCCGAAGCCCCCTCACCCGCAGCAGCGCCTGTCGTATCCGCACCGTGGCCCATGCCAGCCCCCGCCTCGCGTCGCTGCCGATCGGCCACCAGCCGGCGTGCGAAGGTGCGCAGCTCCCAGCGATCGAACAGTCCCAGCAGCGCCTCCTCGTCCTCGGGACGCAGCTTGAGCGTCTCCACGCCGCCCACCCAGGCGCTCAAGTCGGCGTCACGCAGCACCGTCACCAGCTCGCGGCCGCGCGGCAGCCAGTCGCGCGCTGCGCGCAGGTTCTCGCCCACCTTGCCCTTGATCTCGTCGGCATGCTGCAGGATGGCATCCAGCGAGCCGTATTCATTCAGCCACTTGGCGGCCGTCTTGGGCCCCACCTTGTCCACGCCCGGCACGTTGTCCACCGCATCGCCGGTCAGCGTCAGGAAATCGATGATCTGCCCCGGATCGACGCCGAACTTGTCGCGCACGCCGGCGGCGTCCATCACCGTGGGCGGCACGCCGTCGCGGGTCATCGTGTTGACCAGCAGGGTCTCGTCATCGACCAGCTGCGCCAGGTCCTTGTCGCCGGTGGAGATGACGGTGCGCATGCCGGCGGCACGCGCGCGGGTGGCCAGCGTGCCGATCACGTCATCGGCCTCGATGCCCGGCACCACCAGCAGCGGCCAGCCCAGCGCCTGCGTCAGTTCATGGATGGGCGCGATCTGCGCCACCAGCGCCTCGGGCGTCTGGCTGCGATTGGCCTTGTAGTACTCGTACAGGTCGTCGCGGAAGGTGCGCCCCGGCGCATCGAAGATCACAGCGCCCAGCGTGG from Lautropia mirabilis harbors:
- a CDS encoding ATP-binding protein, whose translation is MNSFIEHLLTQPEGKTLEFKRDLSSPRNLLKTLVAFANSAGGVVLIGVADDRTVIGLEQPLDDEERLDNLIGDAIAPRLVPNVEILSWQDRSILAVEVFPGSNRPYYLKSEGQPDGVYVRLGSSNRQAGSALAAELRRTSEGIVFDEMPMPDLGPDDLDIQAAQRLFSDRRKLDEQALLSLRVLVRDQGRLVPSKGGMLLFGKDRGAYFPDAWVQCGRFIGVDKAHIFDHAEIHASLPDCVEQVMLFLKKHAIRGADFSNVRRQDVWSIPLLILREAVTNALVHADYSHPGAPIRVAFFDDRIEVESPGILVPGMTIEEMRQGVSNLRNRVIARVFRELGLIEQWGSGVRRMFREASELGLPEPVIEEIGMHLRITVFIGQNRLMKTPAKSGVESGVESGVESGVESGVESGVESGVESGVESGVESEDGPSVSWRVLHVLKEGAPLSKIEIAKALGRTRPNRYLDESMRRLIAADEVAYTLPEKPNSRLQKYRLTEKGKARLSRMGNE
- the polA gene encoding DNA polymerase I, with product MTDTQTLLLVDGSSYLFRAYHALPDLRNKAGEPTGAIHGMVGMLRRLRDDTRLHGGATLGAVIFDAPGRTFRDDLYEYYKANRSQTPEALVAQIAPIHELTQALGWPLLVVPGIEADDVIGTLATRARAAGMRTVISTGDKDLAQLVDDETLLVNTMTRDGVPPTVMDAAGVRDKFGVDPGQIIDFLTLTGDAVDNVPGVDKVGPKTAAKWLNEYGSLDAILQHADEIKGKVGENLRAARDWLPRGRELVTVLRDADLSAWVGGVETLKLRPEDEEALLGLFDRWELRTFARRLVADRQRREAGAGMGHGADTTGAAAGEGASAGQGTSGQVSAGAAGGRAGRGAAGDGTAGLEALPGGIGHFTRDGIVLEAPPAGELQAETVTTCAALDAWLARVQAADRVAIDTETTSKDPHAARLVGISLAVTPWQGCYIPVGHNYAGVPEQLPLDEVLAVLKPWLESDAQQKVGQNIKYDMHVLANHGITLRGVVDDTMLESYVLEAHRTHGMDALAGRHLNRTTITYEEVAGKGAKAIGFDQVALDVATPYAAEDADVTLQLHRTLWPAIEASERLRHIYRNIEMPTLQVLYDMERHGVLLDRDRLRAQSQQLAEQLQELERQAHELAGQPFNLGSTKQLGEILFERLGLPVVKKTPAGKPSTDESVLEKLALDYPLPKVLLQWRGLAKLKSTYTDKLPEMVDPKTGRVHTTYSQAVAITGRLASSDPNLQNIPVRTPEGRRIREAFIAPPGHQMMSADYSQIELRIMAHISQDAGLLKAFADGEDVHRATASEVFGVPIAEVNSEQRRYAKVINFGLIYGMSAFGLAANLGIERGAAQAYIDRYFARYPGVAAYMERTRAQAREQGYVETVFGRRLWLPEIGSSNMGRRQMAERAAINAPMQGTAADLIKLAMIDVHAWLRRENLGARLVMQVHDELVLEVPDAEVERLKTDLPARMAGVAQLSVPLLAEVGVGENWEQAH